One Bremerella sp. JC817 genomic window carries:
- a CDS encoding glucosidase gives MPEAEWERLSSEAQREKGANWRRWGPYLAERQWGTVRESTAESDPWLNFTHEEATWRTYRWGEDGLLGMCDRQCRLCFGLALWNENDPILKERLFGLTGPEGNHGEDVKEAYYYLDSTPTHSYMRALYKYPQAEFPYQHLREENARRSRQEPEYELTDTGIFDEKRYFDVQAEYAKATAEDVLIRITISNRGPEDAPLHFLPTWWFRNTWAWGPTLEKPEKKPSLTLVGPDEVEVKHETLGQYRIYVDAGPDGEQPTWMFTENETNTWRFEDPNSRRPSCKDAFHLSVVEEVDGVVNPTPSGTKAAPHFKCVVPAGQAVQFRLRLAPIDDLPVQPFGASFDDAFDQRIDEANRYAKSRVAPGLSVEEQMILRQADAGLLWTKQFYHYVIPRWLESKNNPKKDQAHPMPGQPSPRNADWGHLYNRNIISMPDKWEYPWYAAWDSAFHLIPFAKIDPFFAKDQAILFLREWYMHPNGQLPAYEWNFSDVNPPVHAWACWRVYQMTAAEGMPDRVFLERVFQKLLLNFTWWVNRKDIRGKHVFSGGFLGLDNIGIFDRSKPLPTGGHLEQADGTAWMAYFCSSMLSIAFELADGNPAYEDMASKFFEHYVSIAEAMNSLDGTGLWDEEDGFYYDHLHLNGRSIPLKIRSIVGLIPLLTVDVLFDRTMEKLPEFRKRMEWFLKFRPELAKFMTYMEHEPNGSDEGRRLLAIPTKERLLRMLRYLLDEDEFLSAYGIRSLSKYHEQHPFEYELNGEKLCVQYQPAESDSGLFGGNSNWRGPIWFPLNYLIIEALERYHQFYGNTMRVECPARSGKYMNLQEVADEIRKRLSKLFLANAEGDRPSYCRSDVLLSDPNWRDLVLFYEYFDAETGKGLGASHQTGWTALISPILDTLATRRHHNKTPKQPVEQPMPTEEHV, from the coding sequence ATGCCAGAAGCGGAATGGGAACGGTTGTCCTCGGAAGCCCAGAGGGAAAAGGGTGCCAACTGGAGGCGTTGGGGACCCTACCTGGCGGAGCGTCAGTGGGGCACCGTTCGTGAGAGCACGGCCGAAAGCGATCCATGGTTGAATTTCACCCACGAGGAAGCCACCTGGCGAACCTATCGATGGGGCGAAGACGGCCTGTTGGGCATGTGCGACCGCCAGTGTCGCCTCTGCTTTGGCCTGGCCTTATGGAACGAGAACGATCCGATCTTGAAGGAACGTCTGTTCGGGCTGACCGGTCCGGAAGGGAACCACGGGGAAGACGTCAAGGAAGCGTATTACTACCTCGATTCGACTCCCACCCATTCGTACATGCGGGCCCTGTATAAGTACCCGCAAGCCGAGTTCCCTTACCAGCATCTTCGCGAAGAGAACGCCCGTCGATCGCGCCAAGAGCCAGAGTACGAGCTGACCGATACCGGCATCTTTGACGAGAAACGCTACTTCGACGTCCAAGCGGAGTACGCCAAAGCGACCGCTGAAGATGTCCTCATTCGCATCACCATTTCGAACCGTGGTCCGGAAGACGCCCCGCTGCATTTCCTACCCACCTGGTGGTTCCGCAATACTTGGGCCTGGGGACCAACGCTCGAGAAGCCAGAAAAGAAACCATCTCTCACCCTGGTCGGTCCAGACGAAGTTGAAGTCAAGCACGAGACCCTCGGACAATACCGCATCTACGTCGACGCCGGGCCCGATGGCGAGCAGCCAACATGGATGTTCACTGAAAACGAAACGAACACCTGGCGGTTTGAAGATCCCAACAGCCGGCGTCCTTCCTGCAAAGATGCTTTCCACCTGTCGGTGGTTGAAGAAGTCGATGGAGTCGTCAATCCAACACCATCCGGCACCAAGGCCGCTCCGCACTTCAAGTGTGTCGTTCCAGCCGGTCAGGCGGTGCAGTTCCGCTTACGTTTGGCTCCGATCGATGATCTGCCGGTGCAGCCATTCGGTGCCAGCTTCGATGATGCCTTCGATCAACGTATCGACGAAGCCAACCGCTACGCCAAGTCGCGTGTCGCACCAGGGCTTTCGGTCGAGGAACAAATGATCCTTCGCCAGGCCGATGCCGGTTTGCTGTGGACCAAGCAGTTTTATCACTACGTGATCCCGCGTTGGCTAGAAAGCAAAAACAATCCCAAGAAAGACCAGGCACATCCAATGCCAGGGCAACCAAGCCCTCGCAACGCGGACTGGGGGCACTTGTACAACCGCAACATCATCTCGATGCCGGACAAGTGGGAATATCCCTGGTATGCCGCGTGGGATTCGGCGTTCCACTTGATTCCGTTCGCCAAGATCGATCCGTTCTTCGCCAAGGATCAGGCCATTCTCTTTCTGCGAGAATGGTACATGCATCCCAACGGGCAACTGCCGGCGTACGAATGGAACTTCAGCGACGTCAATCCGCCGGTTCACGCTTGGGCCTGCTGGCGGGTCTATCAGATGACCGCCGCTGAAGGAATGCCAGACCGTGTCTTCCTGGAACGGGTCTTCCAGAAGCTGCTACTGAACTTCACCTGGTGGGTGAACCGCAAAGATATCCGTGGCAAGCATGTCTTTAGCGGTGGGTTCCTCGGGCTCGATAACATTGGGATCTTCGACCGCTCGAAACCGCTGCCGACGGGTGGCCACCTCGAACAAGCCGACGGTACGGCCTGGATGGCGTATTTCTGCAGCAGCATGCTGTCGATCGCCTTCGAGCTGGCCGATGGCAACCCTGCCTACGAAGATATGGCGTCCAAGTTCTTCGAGCACTACGTCTCGATCGCGGAAGCGATGAACTCGCTTGACGGTACCGGACTGTGGGACGAAGAAGATGGCTTCTATTACGATCACTTGCACCTCAACGGTCGCAGCATTCCGCTGAAGATTCGCTCGATCGTCGGGCTGATTCCTCTGCTAACGGTCGACGTGCTGTTCGATCGCACGATGGAGAAGCTACCTGAGTTCCGCAAGCGTATGGAATGGTTCCTGAAGTTCCGTCCTGAATTGGCCAAGTTCATGACCTACATGGAACACGAACCGAACGGCTCGGACGAAGGTCGCCGCCTACTCGCAATTCCAACGAAGGAACGCTTGCTGCGAATGCTGCGTTACCTTTTGGACGAAGACGAATTTCTCTCGGCGTACGGAATTCGCTCGCTGTCGAAATACCACGAGCAGCATCCGTTTGAATACGAACTCAACGGCGAGAAGCTGTGCGTCCAGTATCAGCCGGCTGAATCGGACAGCGGTTTGTTCGGGGGCAACTCGAACTGGCGTGGCCCGATCTGGTTCCCACTGAACTACCTGATCATCGAAGCACTCGAACGTTATCACCAGTTCTATGGCAACACGATGCGTGTCGAATGCCCTGCTCGCTCAGGCAAGTACATGAATCTGCAAGAGGTTGCCGACGAAATTCGGAAGCGTCTATCGAAGTTGTTCCTGGCCAATGCCGAAGGGGATCGACCGAGCTACTGCCGCAGCGATGTCCTGTTGAGCGATCCGAACTGGCGTGACCTGGTGTTGTTCTACGAGTACTTCGATGCCGAAACGGGCAAGGGTCTCGGGGCAAGCCACCAGACCGGTTGGACCGCGCTGATTTCGCCGATCCTCGATACGCTCGCCACGCGGCGTCATCACAACAAGACACCAAAGCAGCCTGTCGAACAGCCGATGCCGACCGAAGAGCACGTTTGA